The Paracoccus liaowanqingii DNA segment ATCCTGGCCTGCCTCCTGGAGGGGAGCAACATACGCGCGGGTGGCTTCTGCAGCGTCGCTTGCCAAGGCTGCACCGCGCTTTGCAAGCCCCGCAGCGCCGATCTTGGGATTGCTGGAGGGGTCATCGGTAGGAGCGATGGTGGCGTGTTCCAGCTCAGCAGTCGGCTTCTGTGCCATTTAAGGGCTCTTTCGTGTTGTGCGCTACTGACGAACGAAACTGATGGTCACCCGGGCGGTTCCACGGGCGGCGCAGGAGGCATGGGCAGGATTTGACTGGCCAGTTGATCAAGCAGAGTATGCGCTTCCCTTATGCCCAACCGATGCGCCACTGGGCGCTCCCGAACCATGCGCAAATTATCATGGCCTTGGACAAAGTATGGATGCAGGATGCAGCAAGACGGATGGCCCGTCAGACATCAGGAACGCTTACCGGGCCGATGGCCTCCAGCACGCCCCTGTCAGCCGGGCTGTTCGAGGCGATGACCGGGGGTGATGAGATAAGGCCAGGATGCGCCTTGCGGGGCTTGAGACTTTCACTCGTGAAGCATCTGGGATCAGACGGTGAGTGCCCGGCCGGCATAGCCAAAAACCCCGTCACGGCGCGGCCCTTTCCATCTGAAGGGCGCGGCGCAGATTGCTACGGTTCAAAGGCCGGGGGCAATCACCGCACGAGCAAGTGCGCAGCCCGCGCCAGGGCAAAAGGGCCTCGGTATCGCGATGATGCCGGGGCCTTGGTATATCCGAGGCCTGGGCTTCTCTCGGTGACCGATGGCGCGCGTCGGCTATGCGAACACCGACGATTGGCTGCGGAATGTCGACGGTAGCGGTGGGCGGGACGTGTATCCTAGGCAGAAAGCCCGTTTGTCATGACCTTTGATCTGCGCGTACGGGGATCTCGGTGAGCGACGCCCAGGCAAACGCCATCATCGAGAATGCGCCACAAACGGCGTAAGCCGTGAGGCATTCCCAGTATGCGAACCCGCTGAATAAAAACAGCACTTTGACGGCGACGGCAATCGCGAAGGCAAAAGCCAGATTAGCTGCGATCATCCGCGCGCTCCCGTAGAGAAGACCGGCATCTGCGGGAGACACCAGACTAGGTTCTTCGTTCAGGTCCAAATGACAAAAGGGCCCCGATCCGCCGGGGCCCTTCCATCTTATGGGACACGCACAAGTTAGCACAGGCGCTGATGTTCTGCATAGACAGACGCCGCGTCTCGTCGCCACAAGCGGCGATATTATGCCGTCAGACTAAGGGCGTAACATGAATGATCCGGATCGCATCCCGGTAGCAACGCTTTCATCCGATGGCATGACTACTGTAGTTCCGACCGGCAGCATCGAAGAAAGGCTGTTAGCTTACTAAATTTAAATAAGGAAACGTTTTTATCCACCAATACACTCACAAAAATTGTGGATAACCGCGTCGATCAAACGGCATGCGCTCCGCAGAACCCGGGCGTTCCTTCGAACCTTAAGCATCCATCAAGCGTTGGTCCGCGTCACGGGAGGGCATCATGGCGCCACGTCCATACTGGAAGGGTTATCTCAAGCTTTCCTTGGTCACCTGCCCCGTATCCCTGTCGCCCGCGACGAGTGATCGGGAGAAGATCAGGTTCCACACCGTCAACGCGAAGACCGGCCACCGGGTCAGGAGCCGCTTTGTCGACGAAGTGACCGGCGAGACGGTCAATGATGACGAGGAGGTCCGGGGCTTCGAGGTCGAGGGTGGACGCCACATCATCATCGAGGATGATGAGCTACAGGCCATGGGCCTGGAAAGCACCAGGACGATCAATGTCGAGCAATTCGTTCCTTCAGACAGTATCGAATGGATCTGGTATGATACCCCTTATTACCTGACGCCCGACAACGAGGTGGCGCAGGAGGCCTTCGTGGTTATCCGCAAGGCGATGGAAGCGACCGGCACGCTCGGGATCTCCCGCCTGGTCCTCGCGCGGCGCGAGCGGGCCGTCATGCTGGAACCCTACGGAAAGGGCATCGTCCTCTGGACGCTTCGCTTCGGTGATGAGGTTCGCCAGCCCAAGGATGTCTTCGGGGACATCGGAGACCGCAAGGCGGATCCAAAGCTGGTAACGATGGTAAAGAAAATCATCACCCAGAAATCCAAGCCCTGGGATGCTTCGATGGTTACCGATCCGGTTCAGGAGAACCTGAAGACCCTCATCGCAAGCAAGAAAAAGAAGAAGAAGTCCGGCGGCGCGCGCAAGGCAAAGCCTGACGACGCACTGGCGCCGCCCGACAACGTGGTCAATATCCTGGACGCGCTGCGCAAGTCGATTGCGACAGAGAAGAAGAAGAAGGGCAGCTAACCACCGCACGGCGCCGGACGTCCGGAAAACGCGGCCCTGCGGCAGGAAACACTGTCCGGAAGCCACCCACGCCGCTCGACTCGCGCGCTTTTAGGGCGCCTTGCGGCCGGGCTTGGTCAGCGGCACCGCAGCCTTCCAGAAATCCGCCCACGGATCGGGCGTGCTGCTGATGCGGGCCACCGCATTGTTGACGGTGAAGTGGTCGGGGCCGATCGCAGGGCCGAGTTCGCTCCAGTCGAGGGGCATCGAGACCGCGGCCCCAAGGCGCGCGCGCGTGGAATACGGAGCCACCGCCGTGGCCCCGCGGCCGTTCCGAAGATAGTCGATCAGCGTTTTCCCGCCCCGCTTCGCCTTCGAAACGGTGGCGACGTATCTCTCCGGGCTGTCTGCGGCCATGGCTTGCGCAATGCCTTTCGTAAAGGCCTTCACCTCATCCCACTGCGCCTTCGGCGTCAGGGGCGCCACGACATGCAGGCCTTTCCCACCCGACGTCTTCACGAAGCTCTCGAGGCCCGCTGCCTTCAGGCGATCCCGGACTTCGACAGCCGCCTCGATGATCTGGGTCCATGAGACACCGGATCCCGGATCGAGATCCATGGTGATGATGTCAGGACGCTCCAGATCGCCGAGCTGGGAACCCCAGGGATGGACCTCGAGTGTGCCCCCCTGCACCAAACCGATCAGACCCGCGAGGCTGTCGATCGCGATGATCGGCTCCCCGGCGTCATCCTTCGGGTCCCGCGCCTTCATGATTTCAGCTGATTGACCTCTCCAGGCGTGCTTCTGGAAAAAACAGTGCGTCCCAACCCCCTCTGGACATCGGAGCAGAGAAAGGGGCCGATGCGCGATGAAGGGCCCCATCCGGGTCCAGACGTCGGAGTAGTATTCCGCAAGGCCCTGCTTGGTGACGCCCGCATCCTTCCAGTAGAGCCGCTCCGGGCTGGTGAGCCGGATTGCAGGACGGGCCGGCTTGCGGGGCTCAGCCTCACCCGACTCCCGCACGATGTCCTTGGCGTCCTTGTCCTCCCGCATGCCCCTAAACGACGCGTGGCGGACGACCCCGCTGCCCGTCCAGGCACGGAATTCGACCTCGGCGACGAGTGCGGGGCGAACGAAAACCACATCGCGCTTCTCTTCGGATGAGAGGGGCGCGGCGATCGGGCTGGTCTTTCGCTC contains these protein-coding regions:
- the ku gene encoding non-homologous end joining protein Ku, whose product is MAPRPYWKGYLKLSLVTCPVSLSPATSDREKIRFHTVNAKTGHRVRSRFVDEVTGETVNDDEEVRGFEVEGGRHIIIEDDELQAMGLESTRTINVEQFVPSDSIEWIWYDTPYYLTPDNEVAQEAFVVIRKAMEATGTLGISRLVLARRERAVMLEPYGKGIVLWTLRFGDEVRQPKDVFGDIGDRKADPKLVTMVKKIITQKSKPWDASMVTDPVQENLKTLIASKKKKKKSGGARKAKPDDALAPPDNVVNILDALRKSIATEKKKKGS
- a CDS encoding glycine zipper domain-containing protein produces the protein MAQKPTAELEHATIAPTDDPSSNPKIGAAGLAKRGAALASDAAEATRAYVAPLQEAGQDYAGRLVNAGHQKAQEAAFYAELGYEETRDLVRGYPIRALGIAAGIGVLIGLLTGRR